One window of Cohnella hashimotonis genomic DNA carries:
- a CDS encoding KinB-signaling pathway activation protein, giving the protein MNLRKWMTLFGTTILIGGGAALITGVVMMVCDPDFQIGGAKGWTFNVIMMALAGLSFGAFAHMGFFAYLMLNYIARSIIKRPYLWVALQGFVALFVLAEIVYWTHDSEFPPNAYWIVPLLLVIGALGVAWRKVKETTSGAWIPTLFFMIAVTTIEGLPGFRSGGLWTQLTFTLVPIFVCNAYQILRLHHILSVPRAAQKLKTEAGSH; this is encoded by the coding sequence TTGAATTTGCGTAAATGGATGACCTTGTTCGGCACGACGATTCTCATCGGCGGCGGCGCCGCATTGATCACGGGCGTCGTGATGATGGTATGCGATCCGGATTTTCAAATCGGAGGCGCAAAAGGCTGGACGTTTAATGTGATTATGATGGCGCTGGCGGGCCTTTCCTTCGGCGCTTTCGCACATATGGGCTTTTTTGCGTACCTGATGTTGAATTACATTGCCCGAAGCATCATCAAGCGTCCTTATTTATGGGTGGCGCTTCAAGGCTTTGTCGCGTTATTCGTGTTGGCCGAGATTGTTTACTGGACGCACGACAGCGAGTTTCCGCCCAATGCTTATTGGATCGTGCCATTGCTGCTGGTGATCGGTGCGCTCGGGGTCGCCTGGCGCAAGGTGAAGGAGACGACTTCCGGCGCATGGATTCCGACTTTGTTTTTCATGATCGCCGTAACAACGATCGAGGGCTTGCCCGGCTTTCGGTCAGGGGGGCTTTGGACGCAGCTGACGTTTACGCTCGTTCCGATTTTCGTATGCAACGCTTATCAGATCTTGCGCTTGCACCATATCTTGAGCGTCCCGCGTGCCGCGCAGAAGCTAAAGACCGAAGCGGGCAGTCACTGA
- the pdaB gene encoding polysaccharide deacetylase family sporulation protein PdaB, whose product MNYFFVWSGRRIKRYFFLTLAVLLSAGVIWTERDNISVFAPHPPAAVYSVPTDRKVVALTFDISWGEKRAQPILDILKEKNVKNVTFFLSSPWSKTHPDIVQNIVDGGYEIGSHGHKHVNYSQLSDDEIRKQIQTAHGMLSDQTGKSPNLIRMPNGDFDKRVLRIAEDLNYKVIQWDTDSLDWKNPGVNAIVQRVVTKAHPGDIILLHASDSCLQTHEALPQIIDQLRAKGYEFVTVSQLMSQTDTKGQTVQDKQTWNQVA is encoded by the coding sequence ATGAACTACTTTTTCGTATGGAGCGGCCGCCGTATCAAGCGGTACTTTTTCCTCACGCTCGCCGTATTGCTGTCTGCGGGGGTGATCTGGACGGAAAGGGACAACATCAGCGTATTCGCCCCGCATCCGCCGGCTGCCGTCTATAGCGTGCCGACCGATCGCAAAGTCGTAGCGTTGACCTTCGATATCAGCTGGGGCGAGAAAAGGGCGCAGCCGATTCTGGATATCCTAAAGGAGAAGAACGTAAAAAACGTGACGTTTTTCCTGTCTTCTCCCTGGAGCAAGACGCATCCGGACATCGTCCAGAACATCGTGGACGGCGGCTACGAGATCGGCAGTCATGGCCATAAGCACGTGAACTACAGCCAATTGAGCGACGATGAGATCCGCAAGCAAATTCAGACGGCCCATGGCATGCTCTCCGACCAGACCGGCAAAAGTCCGAACCTGATTCGGATGCCGAACGGAGACTTCGATAAGCGAGTACTTAGAATCGCAGAGGATTTGAACTATAAAGTCATTCAGTGGGATACGGACTCGCTCGATTGGAAAAATCCCGGCGTAAATGCGATTGTGCAGCGCGTCGTGACCAAGGCTCATCCCGGGGACATCATTTTGCTGCATGCGAGCGACTCTTGTCTGCAAACGCATGAAGCGCTGCCGCAAATCATCGATCAGCTCCGCGCCAAAGGCTATGAGTTCGTGACCGTGTCTCAATTAATGAGTCAAACCGATACCAAGGGACAGACCGTCCAAGACAAGCAAACGTGGAATCAAGTCGCTTAA
- the gerD gene encoding spore germination lipoprotein GerD, translated as MRLRLWWTGLALTAVILLSSCGPESSASSEQMSYKDVKSMVIDILGSQEAQEALDKASTEKYGTSSLHAQSLTPSDQEQIRTAVKDVLTSSNYSKVLREIMTDTKFAGEFAKAVSKDNKQIHKDLLKDPTYQQELVNVFKTGDMKTVLFETTKTAEYRKQMMSAVGEAIQNPVFKLELMKILQDVVKEELTPKPEQSKGESGGSGGESGGQSGGDQSGGGGGGDGGGGGGGQ; from the coding sequence ATGCGGCTTCGCTTGTGGTGGACCGGCCTCGCCCTGACGGCCGTCATCCTGCTCTCTTCCTGCGGCCCGGAATCCAGCGCCAGCAGCGAGCAGATGAGTTATAAAGACGTCAAATCGATGGTGATCGACATCCTGGGCTCCCAGGAAGCGCAAGAAGCACTGGATAAAGCATCGACCGAAAAGTACGGAACCAGCTCCCTGCACGCGCAATCCTTGACACCCTCCGATCAAGAGCAGATTCGGACGGCCGTGAAGGACGTGCTGACCTCTTCCAATTATTCGAAGGTGCTTCGCGAAATCATGACCGACACGAAGTTCGCGGGCGAGTTCGCCAAGGCTGTCAGCAAGGATAACAAGCAAATTCATAAGGATCTGCTGAAGGATCCGACATATCAGCAAGAACTGGTGAATGTGTTTAAGACCGGGGATATGAAAACCGTCCTATTTGAAACGACCAAGACGGCCGAATATCGGAAGCAGATGATGAGCGCGGTTGGCGAAGCGATTCAGAATCCGGTTTTCAAGCTGGAGCTCATGAAGATTTTGCAAGACGTCGTGAAGGAGGAGCTGACGCCGAAGCCCGAGCAATCTAAAGGCGAGTCCGGCGGCAGCGGCGGTGAAAGCGGAGGCCAAAGCGGCGGGGATCAGTCCGGCGGTGGCGGTGGCGGCGACGGTGGCGGCGGTGGCGGCGGGCAATAA
- a CDS encoding stage II sporulation protein M encodes MIKKTLRQAWTDVKPYFWAAAVIFFASLFAGAMSNGDIGWLDKQLQSISDIAKRANESDNVSLAMFWLILVNNLVATAFAMYLGILACIMPLFTLAMNGLVMGYLFGQMANEGTNLWSVIVRGILPHGILELPAVFLAGAYGILLGVRLLQGIGRSLTGKSKPWSGLAEAMKGSVAIYAVVALLLLVAAVIESTLTLYLVKS; translated from the coding sequence TTGATTAAAAAAACGCTTCGGCAAGCCTGGACGGACGTCAAGCCTTACTTCTGGGCGGCAGCCGTCATTTTTTTTGCCAGCCTGTTCGCAGGTGCCATGTCGAACGGAGACATCGGCTGGCTCGACAAGCAGCTTCAAAGCATAAGCGACATCGCGAAGCGGGCTAACGAATCGGACAATGTGAGCCTTGCGATGTTCTGGCTGATTCTTGTAAACAATCTCGTAGCTACAGCGTTTGCGATGTATCTCGGCATTTTGGCGTGCATCATGCCTTTATTTACGCTGGCGATGAATGGACTCGTAATGGGATACTTGTTCGGACAAATGGCGAATGAAGGCACTAATCTTTGGTCCGTGATCGTAAGGGGGATACTGCCGCATGGCATTCTGGAGCTGCCTGCCGTCTTTCTCGCGGGGGCTTACGGCATATTGCTCGGCGTTCGCTTGCTGCAAGGCATCGGGCGTTCCTTAACGGGAAAATCCAAGCCTTGGTCCGGATTAGCCGAAGCGATGAAGGGCTCGGTAGCGATCTATGCCGTTGTGGCGCTGTTGCTGCTCGTAGCTGCGGTAATAGAGAGCACGCTGACGCTGTATCTCGTGAAGTCCTGA